CTCCGCAGGTGGTTCAAGTCCTTCAACAAGTTCATGGTTCTGTTGTGGCGCCTGGGCCTCGGGAGCTATGGGAACGGCACCAGGTACGGCGGATACGTCATGGTCCTCAAGCACACCGGCAGGAAGACCGGCCTCACCCGCCTGACTCCCCTGAACTTCGCCGAGGTGGGCGGCGACATCTACTGCACGGCCGGCTTCGGGCAGACGGCGGACTGGTACCGCAATATCACGGCCAACCCTCGGGTAGAGGTCTGGCTGCCTGACAGCCGGTGGTCGGGGTTGGCAGAGGACGTCACAGGAAGGTCGGATCGAATCGATCTGTTTCGCAGGGTCATCATAGCCAGCGGCTTCGCGGGCCCCCTGTACGGGGTGAACGAGAAGAAGAGCACCGATGCGGAAGTAGAGGGCCTGCTGGGGACCTACAGGCTTGTCCGTATACGGCGCGAGCAGACCATCACCGGGCGTGGCGGTCCTGGGGACCTGGCATGGGTGTGGCCCCTGGCGGTGCTCGTCCTCCTCCTTTTGCTGGCCAGAAGGCGACATCGAAACAAGGGTGAGGCCGAAGGAAGAGGCCGTAACCGCTAGACCGGGCCTTCTCCTTCACGGAAAGAGGGCGACCTCTCACTTGCCAATGAACGGCGGGAATCCCCCGAACCCAACGCGCGCAAACGCTCTTGCTCGGAATCCCTGCTCCATTCGTCAACCGGATCCTGAGCCCGTATCTCGCCGGAATCCTGCCCGTTCAAAGGGACTCAGCGTTCTCGGCCCTAGCGACCGGTGTCTACTGGTGGCGACTTCGAAGCGCGGCAGGCAGTCCACCGCACCAGGGAGTTGTCATGCTCGAAGGGTAGGTATTACCTGCACCATCTTGGCCGGAGGTCATCCCGGGGAAAGGTAGTACACGGCGCGCAGGCCGGCGTGTACCTCAAAGAAGGTGGCGCACGCCATCGCACGTGGAGGAGGCTC
Above is a window of Armatimonadota bacterium DNA encoding:
- a CDS encoding nitroreductase family deazaflavin-dependent oxidoreductase, whose translation is MDLSCIPPQQLRRWFKSFNKFMVLLWRLGLGSYGNGTRYGGYVMVLKHTGRKTGLTRLTPLNFAEVGGDIYCTAGFGQTADWYRNITANPRVEVWLPDSRWSGLAEDVTGRSDRIDLFRRVIIASGFAGPLYGVNEKKSTDAEVEGLLGTYRLVRIRREQTITGRGGPGDLAWVWPLAVLVLLLLLARRRHRNKGEAEGRGRNR